The DNA sequence CGTGCCGATCAGGGGCTCGCGGCCGCCGCCGAGGCGGTCGTCGGGCCGAACGCGATCGAACGGGACCGCGACCGCTACCCGTGGCGGACCCTGCACGGCCGGCTCGCCGAGAGTCTTCGCGGTGCGGTGAGCATTCCCGCCGACGACTTCGCCTTCCCGCCGACCACCGCCGAGCAGACCGCGGCGTTCGAGCGGAGCATGGCGGTCGGGCTCGGCCCGGTCGTCGAGACGTTCCAAAGCCACGCCGGGCGGCTGTGGGGCGGCCGGCGTCGCCTGCTCGACATCGGCGGCGGCGACGGCACGCTCGCCACGCGGGTGCTCGAACAGGCCCCGGATCTCAAGGTCGACGTCTACAACCTGCCGGCGGTGGCGCCGCTGGTCGAACAGACCCGGAACCGGTGCGCCGACGCCGACCGGCTCGGGTTCGTGCCCGGCGACTTCCTCGCCGAGCCGCTGCCGGACGGCTACGACGCGATGGCCTTCGTACGGGTGCTGCACGACTGGCCGACCCCGGTCACCCGCCGGCTGGTCGAGAAGGCGTACGCGGCCCTGCCGCCGGACGGCCTGCTGCTGATCTGCGAGGAGTTCCGTACCCCGGACCGGCTCGCGATGCAGTTCTTCTGGACGTACTTCCAGATCGGCGCCGACAGTTCCGTCAGCCGGCTACGCGACGTCGACTTCTACACCGGCCTGCTGGCGGAAACCGGCTTCGACCGGATCGCGGTGCTGCCCGGCACCTGGGAGGTGGTCGTCGCCCACAAGCCGGCCGACCGGAGCTGACCACCACCCGGACGGGCCCGCCCGACACCGGTCGGGCGGGCCCACGCCAGGTGTGCGGGGGTCACATGTTGAGCAGCAACGTGCCGATGATGGTCCCGATCACGGCTGCCGCGACGCTGGCGGCCGCCGCGTACCAACCCAGCGGCTTGTCGCCGAGGACGGCGCCGATGACGCCGAGGACCAGGCCCAGGACGCCGAACAGAAGCGGCGACAGCAGGAGCGCGAGCCCGGCGAACACGAACGCGACGATCGTGCAGATACGGGCGGCGGAGGTGCGTGACCGGGCGGGGCTCGTCAGGTTGGCCATTGCGTCTCTCCTTCGAGGACTCGTCGTCGGGTGTCGACTTCCGTACCCAGCCGGCCCGGCGCCTACTCCCCCGGTCGTTCCGGCCGGCGAGCGGGTGCGCGGCGGTGGCCGGGCGAGGCGGTTCGGGAAGACCGATCGGCCATTTGCGATCAGGTTAATTCTTGACTACCGGCCGGTCGGCTATTGACGCCGGACATTTCAGCGTCGAAAATCAGCGGCACGTTCGGGGTTGCCCTTTGCGGCGGTCCACCGTGATTCGGTGTCGACCGTGTCCACGTCTTGGCCGATATGGCGGTAAGGGTGCCCGTCGACCGGCTCCGGAATGGATCGTGCCGGCCCTCCTGGTGAACCACTCTTCGCTGCGGAGGAGATCCGCGCCGCGGTTACATGCCGTCTCTGTCGCACTCTCCCCGGTCTGTCCGAAAAGCGACTGGGTGCGGCCTGAGCTGCTGGAATGTTTCGTCCGTAGGCGCGGCACGTGGGGTCCGGGCGGCCGCTGGCGGCCCTGATTCGCGGCCCGACCAGGGTTTCTGTCACGAGCCTGAAAGACTTGATCTCTAAAACGGAGATCAATGGTTAACCGTTGCTGCGGTCGGAGCGGGGCGGTAGAGTCCGAAAGCGAGGTCGGTTGTTAGGGCCTCGGATAAGTTTTGTTTTCTGTTTCCTCAAGTTCGAGGCCCGTTCCGGAAATAGCGCCGTCCTCCGATTTGTGTTGGGGGGATATGTCCATGCCGAATCCGCGCGATTCCCTGGCCGGGCGGGTCGGCCACGTGGACCGCCCGGACCAGCCCACCGAGGTCGACGGCGACCTCACGACGAGCGTCTTCCGACGGTCGATCCGGGGTCGATCGCCGCAGGTGAGCGTCGACGCCTACGTGGCGCCGACCGCCGTGCTCGCCGGTGACGTACGGGTCCTGGCCGGTGCGGTCGTCCTCGACGGTGCCGTCGTGACGGCCGAGTCCGCTCCGGTCGTCATCGGCGAGGAAGCCATCGTGATGGAGAACGCGGTCGTACGAGGTGCCGGCCGGCATCCGGTCGACATCGGCGGACACACCCTGATCGGCCCGGGCGCACACGTGACGGGAGCCCGGATCGGCGCCGAGTGCATGGTCGCCACCCGGGCGAGCGTGTTCAACGGCGCCGTGATCGCGGACGGTGTCCTGGTCGCCGTCGGGGCGATCGTGCACGTCGGAACGGTCCTGCCGGAAGGCTCCGTGGTGCCGATGCAGCACATCGCCGTGGGCGACCCCGTCCAGGTCCTCCCGCCGCACGAGGCGGACGCCGCGCACGACCTGGTCGACCGCATCGGGTTCACCGCCGTCGCCTTCGACCACGACACCACCGGCCTCGACCTGCGGCAGTGCATGTCCTGGCTCTGCGGTGTCTACGCCCCCGCACTCCGCCGTACCCACGCGCCGTGAGGAGCACCGTGTCCAGGCTGTTCATGCTCGGTATCGACGGGCTCCCACCCGCGACCCTGCGCCGCTTCGTCGAAGAGGGCATCCTGCCCAACTGCGCGAAACTCTTCGCCGACGCGGCGTGCCTCGAGGTCACCCCCACGCTGCCGGCCCTGACCTCGCCCGGATGGCAGACCATCGCCTCCGGCGCCCACCCGGGCACCCTCGGGATCAGCAACATCCTGCTGCCGACGCTCGGCCGGGCGCCCGATCACATCCGCAACGGCTTCGACCGGTCGCTGTCGCGCGGCGAATACCTCTGGGAGGTGCTCGCCGCCGAGGGCGAGCCGGCGATCGTGATGAAGTATCCCGGCAGCTGGCCCCCGAAGGTCGAGGCGGACCACCTGATCCAGGTCGACGGCGCGGGCGGGTACGCCGACATCACCTGCTCCTTCGAAGAGGTCTCCTCCACCTGCTACTCCTGCGGGTTCGAGATACCCACCTCGCAGGCCCAGGGCTGCTGCTCGGTCCCGCACGGCTACGACGACCACTGGCGCGTCGACAGCGCCACCGCCTCGGGCTGGACCCCGGTCGTCGCCCGCGACCCGCTCAACTGGACCGGACTTCCCGCCGGTGCGGCGCCCGGCTTCGAGACCGTACTCACCCTCACCCCGGCCGGGCAGCGCCGCCGGCGGCTGCTGCACGCGCTGGCCCACACCCGGGACGGGCAACCCCGGCTGCTGGTCAGCACCACCAAGGACGGGGGCGACCGGATCACCGAACTCGCCGTCGGCCAGTGGTCCGACTGGATCCACGACGAGTCCGGCCGGGGCAGCTACGCCTACCGGCTGAAGTTGCTGGAACTCGACGTCGAGCGCCGGGTGCTCCGGCTCTATCGCAGCGAGGGGCACCGCACCACCGGCTTCACCCGCCCCGGACCGGTCGCCGACGACCTGCTGCGCGAGGTCGGGCCGGTCGCGGAGTGGACCGGCACCTTCGACTTCATGAACGGTCTCATCGACCTCGACACCCAGCTCGAGATCTACGACCGGCACACCCGGTGGGTCGAGGACGCACTGCGGCAACTCGCCGGTCGGCGACCGTGGCGGGGCGCCTTCGTGCACTGGCACGTCGTCGAGTACGCCCACCACATCGCCGGTGCCGCACTCGACCCTGACCACCCGCGACACGACCTCGACCAGGAGCGCTACCTGTCGTTCCTCCGCGACACCTACCGGCTGCTCGACCGGCTGGTGGGCACGGTCGCCGAACTGGTCGACGTCGACGACACCCTGGCCCTGGTCAGCGACCACGGCCACGACACCGTCCACAGTCTCTTCTTCATCAACGACTTTCTGCGCGAGCGGGGCTTCCTCGCCACCGGGCCGGACGACACCATCGACTGGTCCCGAACCCGGGCGTACGGCCTGTTCCCGGGGCTGATCCTGGCCAACACGACCAGCCGGTGGTCCGGTGGAATCGTCGCCGAGGAAGAGGTCGAGCCGCTCCGGCAGGAACTCACCGCGGCACTGCGGTCGCTCGTCGACCCGAGGACCGGCCGCCCCGTCGTCAGCGCCGTGCTCGGCCCGACCGAGCTGCGGGCGTACGGCCAGCACGGCGAGGCCGCCCCCGACCTGTTCTTCGCGATGGACAAGGGATACGAACCGGCGACCCGGCTACGGCACGACGCACCGGCGTTGTTCGAACTGACCATCCCGGGCGCCGAACTGACCAGCGGCCACGGATCGTTCCACCCCACCTCCGCGTCGGCGGCGACGCTGGCCCTGATCCGCAACCCCGAGCTGCGGGGCGGATCGGTCGGTCGCTATCCGGTGGCGATGGTGGATCTGGCTCCGACATTCGCCGCGCTGATGGGTGTCCGACCGCCGCAGGGCTGCGACGGCCGGCCGCTCGACTTCCACGCCTGCGGCCTGACCATTAAGGAAAGCGCGGAATGAAGTCCCAGGAGAGCCTGTTCACCGCAGCCATCGAGTCCGCACACATCTTCGACAACGCCGTCCGCGAGGTGTCCCAGACCTCCGGCCTGCTCTCGGC is a window from the Polymorphospora rubra genome containing:
- a CDS encoding methyltransferase; translation: MSTVPLSHRALMSLLANGAKAMDVLETALTIGLLDELEKGPVSLQELATRLDVLPPRLYKFLDCLESLGFVDRDEPTDDIAHATYRADQGLAAAAEAVVGPNAIERDRDRYPWRTLHGRLAESLRGAVSIPADDFAFPPTTAEQTAAFERSMAVGLGPVVETFQSHAGRLWGGRRRLLDIGGGDGTLATRVLEQAPDLKVDVYNLPAVAPLVEQTRNRCADADRLGFVPGDFLAEPLPDGYDAMAFVRVLHDWPTPVTRRLVEKAYAALPPDGLLLICEEFRTPDRLAMQFFWTYFQIGADSSVSRLRDVDFYTGLLAETGFDRIAVLPGTWEVVVAHKPADRS
- a CDS encoding alkaline phosphatase family protein, which encodes MSRLFMLGIDGLPPATLRRFVEEGILPNCAKLFADAACLEVTPTLPALTSPGWQTIASGAHPGTLGISNILLPTLGRAPDHIRNGFDRSLSRGEYLWEVLAAEGEPAIVMKYPGSWPPKVEADHLIQVDGAGGYADITCSFEEVSSTCYSCGFEIPTSQAQGCCSVPHGYDDHWRVDSATASGWTPVVARDPLNWTGLPAGAAPGFETVLTLTPAGQRRRRLLHALAHTRDGQPRLLVSTTKDGGDRITELAVGQWSDWIHDESGRGSYAYRLKLLELDVERRVLRLYRSEGHRTTGFTRPGPVADDLLREVGPVAEWTGTFDFMNGLIDLDTQLEIYDRHTRWVEDALRQLAGRRPWRGAFVHWHVVEYAHHIAGAALDPDHPRHDLDQERYLSFLRDTYRLLDRLVGTVAELVDVDDTLALVSDHGHDTVHSLFFINDFLRERGFLATGPDDTIDWSRTRAYGLFPGLILANTTSRWSGGIVAEEEVEPLRQELTAALRSLVDPRTGRPVVSAVLGPTELRAYGQHGEAAPDLFFAMDKGYEPATRLRHDAPALFELTIPGAELTSGHGSFHPTSASAATLALIRNPELRGGSVGRYPVAMVDLAPTFAALMGVRPPQGCDGRPLDFHACGLTIKESAE
- a CDS encoding gamma carbonic anhydrase family protein, whose product is MPNPRDSLAGRVGHVDRPDQPTEVDGDLTTSVFRRSIRGRSPQVSVDAYVAPTAVLAGDVRVLAGAVVLDGAVVTAESAPVVIGEEAIVMENAVVRGAGRHPVDIGGHTLIGPGAHVTGARIGAECMVATRASVFNGAVIADGVLVAVGAIVHVGTVLPEGSVVPMQHIAVGDPVQVLPPHEADAAHDLVDRIGFTAVAFDHDTTGLDLRQCMSWLCGVYAPALRRTHAP